In the genome of Quercus robur chromosome 3, dhQueRobu3.1, whole genome shotgun sequence, one region contains:
- the LOC126717577 gene encoding serine/threonine-protein phosphatase PP1 isozyme 2-like, with translation MEQPVLDDIINRLLEVRGRPGKQVQLSESEIRQLCSASREIFLQQPNLLDLQAPIKICGDIHGQYSDLLRLFEYGGLPPNANYLFLGDYVDRGKQSLETICLLLAYKIKYPENFFLLRGNHECASINRIYGFYDECKRRFNVRLWKIFTDCFNCLPVAALIDEKILCMHGGLSPDLHDLDQIRNLQRPTDVPDTGLLCDLLWSDPSKDIKGWGMNDRGVSFTFGDDKVSEFLQKHDLDLICRAHQVVEDGYEFFAERQLVTIFSAPNYCGEFDNAGAMMSVDDTLMCSFQILKPADKKQRFNFGSTTTSKPGNSLAGMNMFGSTTTTKPGNSPTGVKSFLGAM, from the exons ATGGAGCAACCAGTTCTGGACGACATCATCAATCGTCTTCTGGAAGTCCGAGGTCGACCGGGCAAGCAGGTCCAGCTCTCCGAGTCCGAGATCCGACAACTCTGTAGCGCTTCCAGAGAGATTTTCTTGCAACAGCCTAACCTGTTGGACCTTCAAGCGCCTATCAAGATTTGTG GTGACATACATGGTCAATATTCTGATCTTTTAAGGCTTTTTGAGTATGGAGGATTACCTCCTAATGCCAACTACTTATTTTTGGGGGATTATGTGGATCGAGGCAAGCAGAGTTTAGAAACAATATGTCTACTTCtagcatataaaataaaatatcctgAAAACTTTTTCCTCTTGAGGGGAAACCACGAATGTGCTTCGATCAATCGTATATACGGTTTTTACGATGAATGTAAGAGAAGATTTAATGTACGGTTATGGAAGATATTCACAGATTGCTTTAACTGTCTGCCAGTGGCAGCCCTAATTGACGAAAAGATTCTCTGCATGCATGGGGGCCTCTCTCCTGATCTACATGATTTGGATCAGATTAGAAATTTGCAGCGGCCAACTGATGTACCAGATACAGGTTTGCTCTGTGATCTTCTCTGGTCCGATCCCAGTAAAGATATTAAAGGTTGGGGAATGAATGATAGAGGAGTTTCATTTACATTTGGTGATGACAAGGTGTCTGAGTTTCTTCAGAAGCATGATTTGGATCTCATTTGTCGTGCTCACCAG GTTGTAGAGGATGGATATGAGTTCTTTGCTGAGCGACAACTTGTAACTATATTTTCCGCACCTAATTACTGTGGGGAGTTTGACAATGCTGGTGCCATGATGAGTGTGGACGACACGCTAATGTGCTCCTTCCAAATATTAAAGCCTGCAGATAAAAAGCAAAGGTTCAACTTTGGGAGCACAACTACATCTAAACCTGGAAATTCTCTAGCAGGGATGAATATGTTTGGGAGCACGACTACAACTAAGCCTGGAAACTCACCAACTGGAGTCAAG TCCTTCCTTGGGGCAATGTGA